CTTCCATAAATACAGACACAAAGCTGGAATAGTTGGAAAGCAGTGCATCTACTGCACCTTCAAAACTTAACCACCTGGTGTGAAAGATCTATTTAAACCTCTTTTCTTCTACATTGATAATGTTCTGCACTGCAGTCAAAGTTACCATATTTTTTGGCGAGTACTTAAAAAACTTAAAGATGGAATTCATAATATCCTGGTACTTGACAAGATATGGTGTGCTGTCAGCTCCTGTGGCACAACTCAAAGCTAGTCTGTGTGCGATACAGTGTGTGGCTAGGACACCTGGTACAAATTGCTTTAGTCTAGTAACTACCCCAGACTTTGACCCAACCATCACAGCAGCACCATCAGAGCTGACACTACATAACTTTTTAACTTCAATACTCTTCTCTGATAACATACTAATGACTTTTGTAAAAAATGTTCTAAGCATTAGCTTTGTAAAGTTCACAGATTCCAAGGAAATAGGTCTGTGGTGTCACTGTACCGAACTGATCCATCTCTAGTACACGGATGTAGCTGACAAGGTTCTGCTTTACTGAAATGTCTGTACTTTCATCAGTCATGATGATGAATTTTCCATTTTTGGCTAGTTTGTTTTCTCTCAACACTTCTGCCATACAATCTTGGAAGTCACTAATGCTAGTGTTGTGTTCATAGGTAGTATGTTGGTCTACTGCCAGATGCTGGAGCTGTGTTGCACCCTGGAATTAAACcaaaaagaataaatacataaataaataatttgtgggAGTAGTAACTCTAGAACATGAATACATAAATCAGTAAGAAATTTCATCAAGAACAACGGAGAAATTCCACTTATAAAACATTAGCTAATAATCTTTCGACAatttaagaacataaaaactgtattatatacataataaataatttgtgagaTTAGTAATTGTGGAACATGAACACGTAAATCAGTAACTATAACAAATTTTTcattaagaacaacaaataaaatccaCTTGCGACAAGAACAGAAAACTGTATTGTATACATAATAACTTACCTGCATCATACATAGTCTGTTTAGATCTTGAAGAATTTGGTAGGCCATGCTTTGCTGCAAAGTAAACATTGTGCATTGCAGCTATGATGACAGTCTTACTTTTGTTTGTGGCTGAGACTGTGGCCTTAGTCATCGCTGTAGACAGCTTGGACGCCTCCATTGCATCTCTGTGGtctgaaataaatgataaaaaaatgaattacctCATGCATCACAAcatctttttaatgtaataacactgCTAAAGTATTAGGAAATAAATTGACATgggcatatttttttttattatatttagtaatttttataagtttaactaTCCAAATAAGTCTCAACATTTACTCAGTCAATAAATACCTTTTGTTTTCTGATGCTTGGTAAAGTTGTCTTTTTTCATCACTGCACAACCAGTTGTGAAAGTGTTTGAGTTCGGTACTTTAATGCACAATGTGCAAAACATTTGCTTTGTAGAGGCTTCATATTTGAGCCAGTTAAATACATTCAACCATTTTTCTTGGAATGATCATGAACTGTTGGTTTCAGATTTGGATTTTTTTGATGGAGGCATTAGACAACTTTCATTGTCTAAGGGGCATTTGGCCTGCGAAGAAGCCATTCTGAGATCTGATGAATTCGCTGCATGTTGGCTCAATTTATAGAGATTCTTTCCACtaattaacatttagttttttacAAGTACGTGTTTATTATGGTACTAATCGAGTAACCGCTTTTAATTAAACTTACCGGCCAAGCCATGCACCATTAGATAATGTAATTACACGTGTGAAAGCCATCACAATCTTCGTGGTCGTCCTTTAATTATATCACCGCTaatcaaccacatataaatgaGTTATTCGTGTCAAGCCATTAGGTCACTGTTGATTGAACAATTTTTCACACATTTGTCCTGATCATGACCTTGCATGAATGCAGATgggttattgatttttatctgcTTACCTCGTACTTGCATTAAAAAAACGTTGATGTAGTGAACCAGTctagcattttgtaaacaaacagtgtttcACCGGTATATTTGccaattacaatttttctttgccaaaaataaaaaataatagccATTGGCGAATATGGCAAGCAACAGCGTGAGCCCTGCTTCTCAAGCAATCTACATAACATACACATAACTCCTATTAGcaacttatactactagaaacaaTGTCAGGTAATCAGTAATAAACTGTCTATGGTGAGTGATTCATGTTGTTTAAGGGCCTAaaccatttgaaaatattttattttaaacatggtAGAGTAGGGgatttaacattttcataacaGTAAAGAGATGTATTGCTTTCTGTTAGGGGCCCACTTTCAAATTTTGGAAGTGTAGGTGTGGGGTTGTTATGTGAAAAATCtcttaatatgttttgttttctggaTTACATTGTTAGAAAGTTGTTACTATGTTTTTAAAGCTTAGGAAATAgatttgatagaaaaaaaaatgaggtAATTTTTCTAACTGTCAGGTTTGTGGATTATATTGgtgagatttgtttgttgttcctTAAATAAGTATTGTAGTTAATTTTCTCTGTTACctgtttttatattgttctttacttaaatattatttattagttgcTATAACAACAAGAGGTTATGTAAATGACCCAACCATATCCTGTTATACTTGTGGTACACTTGTTATGaagaaacaaaggcaaaacaacatatgaatttgtcaaaaaagcattttatgtatattttgggCTAAAACCAAGACGAATCATGGGCTTTGGACAAAGTTTGCACTGTTTGTATCGAAAAGTTGAAACAGTGgactaaaggtaagaaaaaatatttgccTTTTGGAATTTCAGTGGTCTGGCATGAGCCTAGAAATCACGGAGATGACCACTTTTTTTTTGCTCATGTAATGTTCAAGGctacaacatttaaaacaacaacaacaaaatcttatcCAAAccttcagtctgctataagacctgtacATCACGTGCATGAGCAAACTGTACTTACTTCACCAGAGACTTGATACAGTTTCATCTAATATCAGTAGAAATGATGATTCAACCTGCAACATCTGGTGAATTACAACTTGTCACACAAGGCAGACTTAATAATTTAGTGAGAGAATTGGTCCTTTCATTGGATCTTTAGAGATTTTGGGGTTTATACTTTGGGCTAACAACTTACTTTTCTCAGGACATTATTTTACTGTTGCAGAAATAATGAAAAGGAGTTTATACCATACTTTTTAAAAGAAGGTTCACTGGTTTATTACAACAGCATTACTGAATTAATACCAGTACTAGGAGCTGCAGTCTGTGAATCAAGTGAATGGTAGTTCATGATCCCTCTGAAAGAAGTCTGAAAGGTGTTCTTCTTCACAAAGGTTACACAAAGTTTCTATGTTTTGTGTGTGAATGAGACAACAGAGCACGATATCAGCACTAGATAAAGAGACAACGGCAACAAagagtcaaccaaataccaggatataaaatgttgaagatgaaagtttggttgacacaaagaaaaTCCTGTTATTTCCACTACACATAAAACTGGGCTTGATGAAGCAGTTTATAAAGGCCTTAGACAAAGATGGTGGCTGTTTCAAGTATCTGTGTGGGCAATACCCAGCTCTTTTAGAAGTAAAACATAAAGAAGGGACTTTTGTTTGGCCTGAAATAAAGAAATTGATTTTGAATTAACAATGTGAAAAGAACAAGGAGGGAAGCTGAAAAGAAGTGTGGGTTTCCTTTAAAGATGGTAATTgataaatgttttggaaaatggcaAGGACCCAAATTGAACATGCTAGAATAGTTAAAAGAGTAGGGTTGTAACATGAACTTGAAAGTTTGTTACGGGCAAGGACCAAATTGAACATGCTAGAATAGTTGAAAGAATAGGGTTGTAATATGAACTTGAAAGTTTATTACGGGCAAGGACCCAAATTGAACATGCTAGAATAGTTGAAAGAATAGGGTTGTAATATGAACTTGAAAGTTTGTTGCAGGCAAGGACCCAAATTGAACATGCAAGAATAGTTGAAAGAGTAGGGTTGTAATATGAACTTGAAAGTTTGTTACGGGCAAGGACCCAAATTGAACATGCTAGAATAGTTGAAAGAATAGGGTTGTAATATGAACTTGAAAGTTTGTTACAGTTACATACTGACTATTTGATGAAATTCTCAGAGCTGTTAGTGAAGAACAAGGGGAAAGttttcatcaagacatcagggaAATGGAGAAGAGATATTGGGGAAGTTGGAACACCAGCATGATGGCTGGTTACTGATATGAAATACTCTAAATGCAAAATGTCAAGGAAATGCTACATAGTTTCAGActacaaaatgtatatttcacaaaTGAAATCAGAATGAACGATAATATTAATTCATTCAACAAAAATGTTCTtccattttcttcagtttgttttgtttttgttaacaaacataataataaaatatgttcattgtggtaaaagaaataattttatccaAGTAAAGATTTTTTCttccatatttataaaaaaataaaatccttatatgatatttttgttttcaaattatgtaCAACTGCattatggaaaatctgttatGAAGTTTACATTTGTGGTCCTTTTTTATTCTGACATAAGACTTCAATAGTTggaatagtaaaaaaaatgattgaaaatACTGGGACCAGTTGACTTGACATGACACTAATTGATGTAATCAATGTTGATCTCCAAGCTATTGAGTTGTATCAGTTTGCTGAAGTAGTTGGCCAACTGATTAAATTCTAGGAACATGAGTTATAATGGTGTTTTATCCTGGTCTATTCTAACAAGAGTGTTAGTTTGAAGTAACTTAATTGGGACATCCATTACTTGGTTTTATAATCCTGGTTTATTTTAACTAGTTTTAGTTTGGAGTAACTTACTTTGGAAACCCATGACATGGTGTTATAACCCTGGTTCATTCTAAATAGAGTGATTGTTTTGAGTATTTATTGTTCTGAGTACCTTAGCTTGACTAACACTGGTGTCTTATGCCTTAATTTCTAAACAGACAATTATACAGAGTTCTGATGTTTAATGAAGACTCCCATTTTAAGTGGACTCATTCAGTGTGATATGGATCATTTGTCAAAACATACTTACCAGTTTCAAGTTGGTGACAAGTTGTATATCTATACAGTTTATTAGGTTGACTGGCAAACAAATACATGAAAGTTGGTTTAATTTATCAGCTGTTTAGCTAAGGTTGAGAACATATAGTTTGTTGGTGTTATTTTATAGAAGAACATTAGGAAACCTATCAAGGTTTACACTTTGTCCATTGATTAGGAAACCCATCAAGGTTTACCACTTTGTCCATTGTAGGTTTGACAAAATGTTATTGTCAGGGTGGAAATTTACTTTTCTTTGAATAAAGATTCTTTTCTTTgcaagaaaattgtttttttttacttcagaaaCCTCTAAATCTGGATGAGTAATTAAGTACATCACTGTCCACTatcatgtgtatgtgtgtgataaGAAAACCTTTATTTTCATACTTAAACAGAAACCTCTAAATCTAGGTGAGTAATTAAGTACATCACTGTCCACTatcatgtgtatgtgtgtgataagaaaacctttatttttatacttaaacagCATAGAGTGAAAAAATCAAAAGTATGTCTGGTCAGCTCAGTCAATTTCCATTCTAGgaagaaagttttatatttgaaagaaaaattcaTCTAAAAACTGAGTGTTAAGGTGTATTTGAGTGCATTTGAaagagacaaataaaaaaaataactgggAAAAATTCCTTGCAGTAAACTAAAATCACATATGATTgacataattatttaatatgtagtTAAATTTTTGTGTTATGGTGACACTTACATTAATGGACGTGTGTGCATGGCTACTTTGGTTGTTTATACTTATGAGAATGTCTGTACATTGTGTATACTCTCACAGCTATATATGTAAGTAATTTTATGGGATAGACCTTCAGAGGACAGACCTTGGCTTGCCATGAAGGTAgaccaataataaactgtttaacgTTAAGATTTGTTGGTGACTGCATGTCCATTAATCTTTAATACAAACCTCCAAACACGTTGAAATCAATTTTCTGGGCACCCTGGTGGTAAATGTGTTGTTATTCCCTGTTCTTTCTATACATGGAAAATACTTTTTTCTACTCTTATGATTGTGTCAGAAGACCAgaatcttaaataataaaaaactgttaaaaagaatcaataatgtaaataacaaatatcatCTAATTATTGTTAATGTCATATGTATATCCACTTCATTAACATTATCTAATAATTGAAGGTAGATGTctagaatgaaaacatttttgtagTACATGCCTACAtcctaatatataaatttattagaataggttttgtttttggtttgaatttcgtgcaaagctacatgagggcgtATCTTCattagctgtccataatttagcagtgtaagactagagagaaagcagctagttatcaccacttacctctaacacttgggctactattttaccaaggaatagtgggattgacagtcacattataacggcccacggctgaaagggcaaacatgtttggtgtgatcaggatacgaacccgcgaccctcggattacgagtcgagtgccttaaccacctggccatgctgggcccctatTAGAATAGGCAcatgtatacattataataataataaaataatttcttctatGAAGAACAATGAAATCTTTATTAGTTTGAGAAAGTTTCACTGTGCAATGGTTATCAGTAACTGCTCAAACCTTAATGATTCTGAGttgaatgttaaataaaattgtttttatgcaTTTAGTAATAATGGTTGATGTAATTCtaatgttaaatgtgttttgatatttattaGGTTCAATATTTGTGATTCAGAAGAGTCCTCTCCACATGCTACAGCTTGAATATGTCTGGTCTCAACAGTCTATTCTCATTCACCAGTCCTGCTGTGAAGAAACTTTTGGGGTGGAAACAGGGTGATGAAGAAGAAAAGTGGGCTGAGAAAGCTGTAGATTCATTAGTTAAGAAATTGAAGAAAAGGAAAGGTGCTATTGAGGAACTAGAAAAAGCGTTAAGTTGTCCAGGACAGCCCAGTAAATGTGTGACTATTCCTCGTTCATTAGATGGTAGGCTACAGGTGAGAACCTTTGTTTATTCCCtgtaataacaattaaactttttaaagaaaatacacacataatatttacaatttcTTAAAAACCAGATGCCTGGAAGAGTTCAAACTAACATGCAACCAAAAACACTTAAGTCATGTTTACATGGAACTAAAACAGCTTATTATGTCATGTTTACATGGAACTAAAACAGCTTAACCATTTCCAGATGGATCATGTATGAAAGGCCATATcacatgtttttaatatcatacatttattaaatttcttaatttaaaagtaaatattaagaacaacacttctaaatattgatttttataaattagatgtttgtgatgtcaaagtaCTAAGTTTGTAGTttcatatgaaatttaaattaccaACATTAAgaagctacaatataaaataagaaccttctatcttttcattttgctgaaATAGggctgaatcaaacacagtagcccCATTCATCTCTTTCTATTCTTGGAAATAGTGCcttatatatacacttacttcaatatatggcttgtgaataaccaatcaaaagtgtaGTGTCTCCATGGTGGTTTCCTCAGCCATTTTAATGCTTTAGAAGGCTACTTCAttctttcaaaaaaaatatttcaagtagGTTGGATGTGTTTTTAAGTCTGGTAGGAATCTTGTATTTGTTTCAGATAAAATACAGCATAGTTACTAAgtctgataaattatagtggaatgtTCTAAAATCAgtttaactgtgtgtgtgtgtgtgtgtgtgtgtgtatatatatatatatattttaaatatatatatatatttaaaaccaagAAAAAATACTGCATTTCATTTCCCCCAACTACAGAATTTTAAAAGGCTTGGCAACAACTGAGTACAAgggtcatagctagaagagataattctTTACTTctgtatttactgttctatgttttaagaagaTCAGtttttaataagttgtaaatattaataattacacacacacacacacacacacacacacacacacacacacacacacacacacacactgtataataattgaaatgtgactttatattacaaaatactagtctactaaaacacaaccaagacatGGTCACTTTGTAatgactaaaggtcagttttatattgacacaataacatgagtgcatgtgtgcCAAATCATTGTAGCTTCTGCATTATTAGCCAGGTGTAGctgaaaggtcagtataataaaaacaataaatatataaagtgttatgagatttaagccaTTCAggctaaacatttatatttttattttataacttgtcattctagaatgaacgaataataatttatatttattttctaatttgttgtGGTGGTTACGAGATTGGCCAATTCGAACAAACTCATACAGAGTTTTGTTAGTTAAAGTAACAGAGactgtaatattttctttttaagcaatgtttgataactatctggttattataaggattttgcatgtgaaatttgaaaattttctgatacataagtatttttaatcttactttGCACTTTGGATAGGCAACATGCAAAGAGAAGGAAAAAAAggcaagaaagaaagaaagaaaattgcttAACTAActttaagaattaataaaacatttggtaGTTTGAGTAGTTTGAGAATGCTTATTGATAACCTaccaaatttaattaatatatgcttactaattttaaagttatagcaTGAAACGTATAACAAGCACgaaatggttacaaggttggtcattttgaatgcaagtcaacaaaggTAATGATGTAGTGGCCTTTGATCTATGACCTGTAGTGGCAGGGTTAAATGACtataaagaattttgttttattttaaggaaaTCATGGGTTAAAATCACTTGTCAATATTTCCTTTTTGGCAATCTAAAGTATGCTGTTTTTTAACCTAGGTTTCACATAGAAAAGGACTCCCTCATGTCATCTATTGTAGAGTCTGGCGCGCTGGCCAGATCTTCAGAGCCATCACGAACTGAAGCCTCTTGAAATGTGTGAGTTTCCTTTTTCTGCCAAACAGAAAGAGGTGTGTATCAACCCATACCACTATAAAAGGATAGAAAGTCCAGGTGAGGTTATGTGTGTTATatctagttataataataaatttattaagcaataaattagacacaaaaatcaaataacaatataaaaccatcaacaaagagttaactcgtcttgtgatggttaaacacataataaagtaaaatcaaaataaagttcccagaatattatcatcagtatttaagatccattgttttaagtatttcttttgattaacacgattaatagaagatcttatactataaggaataaaattatgaatacgaggtgccaaataaagatattgatgaagtgtaactgttttatgtggtgtgggtacattaattggaaaaaaagattgaagtcgtgtaaaatatgaagtgactttaaaaggtcTATTGAAAGAAAcatgcattgtagataaagctaaaaaatataaataaagtttatcatatgaaagagggggagttaaatttactgaaatcggtatcaagcctatgggtaaaaataagagagaaaacacttttttgcaacttgtgaataggaattaaaaaagtcttaaatgtgccaccccaaattgaaatacaatattgtaagaaagattgaaagagagcataatatacacttaacaaaatatgataaggagcacaatgactaagttcaaaaattagcatagaactatattttaatttattaactaaagaattaatatgaaattgccaatttaattttcgatctaaaataattcctaaatatttaacagaggaaacttgagtcaatttgggacacttacaattagggtaagtataacaatcattggaatgataaaaaaatagaaggaaaagctggaatgacaccataaaggttaaactgaagaaaaaaagatttagatatatttaaggataagccattacagaaaagccaatttttaattttaagatcactagaaataatggcttcattaattagatttggcttactataaacaacagcaatatcatcggcataggcttggatatctccagaaaactgttggtaaagaatatcatttatataaatgagaaataataaagggcccagaacagaaccttgtggtactccaacattaattgtaagccaatcactacaattattatggatacaaaccgattgctttctattgtgaaagtaagaaaaaaaccaatcaaaaacaatgcctctaaaaccataataagataatttatttaacaaaattttatgattaacagaatcaaaagctttggctaagtcaagaaaaacagcaattggatgaagatcagaatccaaagcttctgtaatacttcccacaagtttagcaacagcaacctccgttccaagcccaggccgaaagccaaattgagaaggagacaaaactgaatgtctatcaagaaatgataaaattctaatcttcatagatttttcaaatagtttagaaaaatgtattaataaggaaataggtctataattcgtaaaatcaaaaatattaccagatttataaataggaatgaccaatgataactttaaagcattaggaaacttcccttgagtaaaagataaattaatttaaaaaagtcaaaattggtgcaaaaaaattagcattagctttcaaaatcttaaccgaaacaccatctacaccattagaagctgaatttgataaggagaaaatattattcatagtttcagatacagtaacaggatataggtaacaagaagaagaaggagcaggaggcatgccctgagaacaaaatttaggattggagcaagtagatttagcaacattaacaaaaaataattcaaatcagataaatcagtagtaccaaaattacaaaatttctttttttttttttaacatcaataatagagttaacaatattccaattctgtttaatagttttagcattcttaaacaggttatgataataagtccatttagtcttacgggtcaagctaacaacataattccttaaacacttaaatctaatctttagataaatatcatcaggaaattgatgtactttctttttaacttatctcttttaatcattaacaaaaccaattcactggtaatccatggtttaatttttctaaactttcgtgacacagaaacagtagtagtacaactttgaatacaatcagttaacacttcagcaaaattatcataagcaacattaacatcagaacaattcataacacaggaccaatctgaaaaattcaaacaagaactcaaatcattaaacttaatcttttgaacatttgagacatgttctagatccgataaaatgtctatacataaaacaattggaaaatgatcggtcaaaaaactctcaacaatataagaataacaatttttaacagtatttccactaattaaaaaatgatcaatacaagaattagtaacattggttatccgtgtaggagaagaaataataatctgaagattgttctcagacaaaaacttaaaatatgcattcttataacaaacatcatcaaatgccaaaacatctatattaaaatcaccaacaagtatattaatatcatatttgtataaattcaattctaatgaaagctcatcaataaatttcaatacaggcaatctaggagatcgataaacaacaaagagattaaatttcttattttgaatcatacaaaataaaattaaagcatcagacttaatgtactgtacctcttttatcatagtcagtatctcaaatttaacaaaaactgccactccactagccttacttagaccagaagatgaagaataaaaagagtaacctggaatcgaaaaggaaacaaatccatcctcaacaaaccaagtttcagaaaaagctattatatgaaatttaacaacgcttgattgtaataaaacaagaaattggtgaaaattttgagtaagacttcgaatgttaacatatattaaatttaaatgaccaacagaaaaaacatttggtaattcagaaagagaagacaaagttggtgtaacaccaacaatatcatcaaaatcatcagccattgcattatttataaattattaagatcaatcaagcagcgtaaaacaatgggctgagtagtttctgatttcctaataagaatattaccattcgatacccaaagaaatttatagccaagatctttctgttttcgttttgcttgcatgaaaatatcacgataatatggggagagatgttcgttacataaactggataagattcattacagaccttaatatcattagtattaagagagagaaatttagttttcttaagtttaagcagatcaaatttaatttgcttacgacaaaacttaacaacaatctgtctcggactcttattttcagttgttttctttcctatacgatgaacagtgtcaatatctgtaggagcacagtcaaccccaaaagtagttgtaatcttctcaacaacttcttgcaaattctcattaggcttctctggaatacctccaatcaaaacattatagttataagaatattgttccgcgtcacacatcttcctccgaaaacttgccatctccttccacaattcttcattttcatgctttaatattttattttcctgtttacactccttaacttcagctctcaaagttgtaatatcctcactcatagtttctaccctctctgaataaaattgaaaggaagtcactaattcttcgacctttactttaattaagtgaaagtcatcaagtcttgacaaaatttcagtaacttttgtctt
This genomic window from Tachypleus tridentatus isolate NWPU-2018 chromosome 10, ASM421037v1, whole genome shotgun sequence contains:
- the LOC143230214 gene encoding uncharacterized protein LOC143230214, translating into MADDFDDIVGVTPTLSSLSELPNVFSVGHLNLIYVNIRSLTQNFHQFLVLLQSSVVKFHIIAFSETWFVEDGFVSFSIPGYSFYSSSSGLSKASGVAVFVKFEILTMIKEIGPVL